In Ensifer canadensis, a genomic segment contains:
- the glmS gene encoding glutamine--fructose-6-phosphate transaminase (isomerizing) produces the protein MCGIVGIVGNQPVSERLVDALKRLEYRGYDSAGVATINAGTLERRRAEGKLVNLEARLREEPLAGMIGIAHTRWATHGAPTERNAHPHFTDGVAVVHNGIIENFSELKDELIADGATFETQTDTEVVAHLLAKFRRDGLGRREAMHAMLKRVTGAYALAILFQDDPSTIMAARNGPPLAIGHGKGEMFLGSDAIALSPFTNEITYLIDGDWAVIGANGAHIFDLAGNAVDRPRQVSMAAAYMIDKGNHRHFMEKEIYEQPEVISHALGHYIDFAANRVKATTASIDFAGVPSLAISACGTAYLAGLVGKYWFERYARLPVEIDVASEFRYREIPLSPQSAALFISQSGETADTLASLRYCKDHGLTIGAVVNTRESTIARESDAVFPILAGPEIGVASTKAFTCQLAVLAALSIGAGRARGTVSADEEQTLVRHLAEMPRIMGQVLNAIQPKIEMLSRELSKCRDVLYLGRGTSFPLAMEGALKLKEISYIHAEGYAAGELKHGPIALIDENMPVIVIAPHDRFYEKTVSNMQEVAARGGRIILITDEKGAAASKLETMATIVLPNVDEIIAPMIFSLPIQLLAYHTAVFMGTDVDQPRNLAKSVTVE, from the coding sequence ATGTGCGGAATTGTTGGCATCGTTGGAAACCAGCCGGTCTCGGAGCGACTTGTCGATGCGTTGAAGCGCCTGGAGTACCGTGGCTACGATTCGGCCGGCGTTGCGACCATCAATGCCGGTACGCTTGAGCGCCGCCGGGCGGAAGGCAAGCTGGTCAATCTGGAGGCCCGGCTGCGCGAGGAGCCGCTGGCCGGCATGATCGGCATCGCCCACACCCGCTGGGCGACGCACGGCGCCCCGACCGAGCGCAATGCCCATCCGCATTTCACCGATGGCGTTGCCGTGGTCCACAACGGCATCATCGAGAACTTCTCCGAGCTGAAGGACGAACTGATCGCCGACGGTGCGACATTCGAGACGCAGACCGACACGGAAGTCGTGGCGCATCTTCTGGCAAAGTTCCGTCGCGACGGCCTCGGCCGGCGTGAAGCCATGCATGCGATGCTAAAGCGTGTAACAGGTGCCTATGCGCTTGCCATTCTGTTTCAGGACGACCCGTCTACCATCATGGCGGCCCGCAACGGCCCGCCGCTGGCGATCGGCCACGGCAAGGGCGAGATGTTCCTGGGTTCCGACGCCATCGCGCTCTCGCCGTTTACCAATGAGATCACCTATCTGATCGATGGCGACTGGGCCGTGATCGGCGCCAACGGCGCCCATATCTTCGATCTCGCCGGCAATGCCGTCGACCGCCCGCGGCAGGTCTCGATGGCTGCCGCCTACATGATCGACAAGGGCAACCACCGGCACTTCATGGAAAAGGAAATCTATGAGCAGCCGGAGGTGATCTCGCATGCGCTCGGCCACTATATCGATTTTGCCGCAAACCGGGTGAAGGCCACAACGGCTTCAATCGATTTTGCCGGTGTACCAAGTTTGGCGATCTCCGCCTGTGGCACCGCCTATCTCGCCGGCCTCGTCGGCAAATACTGGTTCGAGCGTTACGCCCGCCTGCCGGTCGAAATCGACGTCGCCTCCGAGTTCCGCTACCGGGAAATCCCGCTGTCGCCGCAGTCGGCCGCGCTGTTCATCTCGCAGTCCGGCGAAACCGCCGATACGTTGGCATCGCTTCGGTACTGCAAGGACCATGGCCTGACGATCGGCGCGGTCGTCAACACCCGCGAATCGACCATTGCGCGCGAATCCGATGCCGTGTTCCCGATCCTGGCCGGTCCTGAGATCGGTGTTGCCTCGACCAAGGCCTTTACCTGCCAGCTGGCGGTGCTCGCCGCCCTTTCGATCGGCGCCGGCCGCGCCCGTGGCACTGTCTCGGCCGATGAAGAACAGACACTCGTTCGCCACCTCGCGGAAATGCCGCGCATCATGGGCCAGGTGCTGAACGCCATCCAGCCAAAGATCGAGATGCTGTCGCGCGAACTGTCGAAGTGCCGCGACGTGCTCTATCTCGGTCGCGGCACCAGCTTCCCGCTGGCGATGGAAGGCGCGCTGAAGCTCAAGGAAATCTCCTATATCCACGCCGAGGGGTATGCCGCCGGTGAATTGAAGCATGGTCCGATCGCGCTCATCGACGAAAACATGCCTGTTATCGTCATCGCCCCGCACGACCGCTTCTATGAAAAAACCGTGTCGAACATGCAGGAGGTGGCAGCCCGCGGTGGACGCATCATCCTGATCACCGACGAAAAGGGGGCGGCCGCCTCGAAGCTCGAGACGATGGCGACGATCGTTCTGCCGAATGTCGACGAGATCATTGCGCCGATGATCTTCTCGCTGCCGATCCAGCTGCTCGCCTATCACACGGCCGTGTTCATGGGCACCGACGTCGACCAGCCGCGCAACCTGGCAAAATCGGTGACGGTCGAATGA
- a CDS encoding succinate dehydrogenase assembly factor 2 — protein sequence MTGISRTSADLDPRRRRILFRAWHRGIREMDLILGQFAEAELSALSDIELDELEIIMGEEDNDLVRWIIGEKPVPERYQTPMFTRIAAYRPNFERLPEEMK from the coding sequence ATGACTGGCATTTCACGCACCAGCGCCGATCTCGATCCGCGTCGCCGCCGGATCCTGTTTCGTGCCTGGCATCGCGGCATACGCGAAATGGACCTGATCCTCGGGCAGTTTGCAGAAGCCGAGCTTTCCGCCTTGTCCGACATTGAACTGGACGAGCTTGAGATCATCATGGGCGAGGAAGACAACGATCTCGTTAGGTGGATCATCGGCGAAAAGCCGGTGCCCGAACGCTACCAGACGCCGATGTTTACGCGCATCGCGGCCTACCGCCCCAATTTCGAGCGGCTCCCCGAAGAGATGAAGTAG
- a CDS encoding DUF502 domain-containing protein, with product MGENSKSGYIATRLRNYFLTGLIICAPLAITVWLVRTFIEWADGWVKPYLPNFYNPDTYSPVAIPGFGLLVALIVITLVGFLTANLVGRSIVAFGESLVSRTPLVRTIYKSLKQIFQTVLQEQSSSFKKAGLIEYPSPGLWSLVFIATDVKGEVAAKFSERGMDMVTVFLPPTPIPTAGFLLFVPRDKIIPLEMSAEDAAKLLISGGLVAPDYKPLANAPPLQIAQQKSA from the coding sequence ATGGGCGAAAATTCGAAGAGCGGCTATATTGCGACCCGGTTGCGGAACTATTTCCTGACGGGGCTGATTATCTGCGCGCCGCTGGCCATCACCGTCTGGTTGGTGCGCACCTTCATCGAGTGGGCCGATGGATGGGTGAAGCCCTACCTGCCGAATTTCTATAATCCGGATACCTATTCGCCTGTGGCTATTCCCGGATTCGGGCTTCTGGTCGCACTCATCGTCATCACCTTGGTGGGCTTCCTCACAGCCAATCTGGTCGGTCGCTCGATCGTTGCCTTCGGCGAATCGCTCGTCAGCCGGACGCCGCTCGTTCGCACCATCTACAAGTCGTTGAAGCAGATCTTCCAGACGGTGCTGCAGGAGCAGTCGTCCTCGTTCAAGAAGGCGGGCTTGATCGAATATCCGAGCCCCGGCCTCTGGTCGCTGGTCTTCATCGCCACGGATGTCAAAGGCGAAGTCGCCGCCAAATTCTCCGAGCGTGGCATGGATATGGTGACCGTGTTCCTGCCACCGACACCGATCCCGACCGCTGGCTTCCTTTTGTTCGTACCCCGCGACAAGATCATTCCGCTTGAAATGAGCGCCGAGGATGCGGCCAAGCTCTTGATTTCTGGCGGTCTCGTCGCACCGGACTACAAGCCGCTCGCCAACGCTCCACCGCTCCAGATCGCCCAGCAGAAGAGCGCCTGA
- a CDS encoding GNAT family N-acetyltransferase yields MIIRPERAGDEQAIHDVTAAAFEGHPHSDQSEPFIIERLRGEGALMLSLVAEEEGQIVGHVAFSPVTLTPPAAGWFGLGPVAVMRERQANGIGSRLIREGLAMLAADGALGCVVVGDPDYYQKFRFRHESSLVFPGCAPQYFMALAFSGAVPTGTVAYHPAFGTE; encoded by the coding sequence ATCATCATACGGCCGGAGCGAGCGGGCGACGAACAGGCGATCCACGACGTGACGGCCGCCGCATTCGAGGGGCACCCGCACAGCGACCAGAGCGAACCCTTCATCATCGAACGCCTTCGGGGCGAGGGCGCGTTGATGCTCTCGCTCGTCGCCGAAGAGGAAGGTCAGATCGTCGGCCACGTTGCCTTCTCGCCGGTGACCCTTACGCCGCCGGCAGCAGGCTGGTTTGGGCTTGGCCCGGTGGCCGTCATGCGGGAGCGCCAGGCAAACGGGATTGGCAGTCGGCTCATCCGCGAAGGGCTAGCGATGCTTGCCGCTGACGGCGCCTTGGGCTGTGTGGTCGTGGGCGATCCCGACTATTACCAAAAGTTCAGATTCCGACACGAATCTTCACTTGTATTCCCAGGTTGTGCGCCGCAATACTTCATGGCGCTGGCCTTCTCCGGCGCGGTACCGACAGGTACGGTTGCCTATCATCCGGCTTTCGGCACTGAGTGA
- the recG gene encoding ATP-dependent DNA helicase RecG, producing MRPALLDPLFSPLNTLPGIGPKIGELYARLLGRESIEDCRVVDLVFHAPHSLIDRRQQPGIANAPQGVVVTITGRVDRHQPPPPGKQNLPYRIFLHDDTGELALTFFRVKGNWLEKSLPVDETVIVSGKVDWFNGRPSMVHPDYMVKASEADNLPLVEPVYGLTAGLSARILRKSIEAAVARVPDMPEWIDGALADKQGFQSAADSFRALHEPRDATDIDPQAPARRRLAYDEFLAGQLSLALVRQRLRKVTGTPVHATGKLSGPVTAALPFSLTTSQSTAIDDILKDMAGNDRMLRLLQGDVGSGKTMVALMAMLAAVESGGQAVLMAPTEILARQHFATLSKMAAPAGITMDVLTGRTKGKERDAILERIASGETRIVVGTHALFQDTVNYDRLTLAVVDEQHRFGVHQRLRLTAKGISPHMLVMTATPIPRTLVLAAFGDMDVSKLTEKPAGRKPIQTVTIPTERTDEIVDRLAAALKEGKKAYWICPLVEESEAIDVMSADERYQGLSKRFGRDVGLVHGRMNGAEKDTVMLAFKNGEIRLLVATTVVEVGVDVPDATIMVIEHAERFGLAQLHQLRGRVGRGDEASTCILLYKSPLGETGRARLSILRDSEDGFLIAEEDLKLRGEGELLGTRQSGTPGFRIASLEAHGDLLEIARKDAAYLIERDPDLTSPRGEALRTLLYLHRRDEAIRFLRAG from the coding sequence ATGCGCCCTGCCCTGCTCGACCCGCTCTTTTCACCGCTCAACACCCTACCCGGCATCGGCCCGAAGATCGGCGAGCTATATGCCCGACTTCTCGGCCGCGAAAGCATCGAAGACTGCCGCGTCGTCGACCTGGTTTTCCATGCGCCGCATTCGCTGATCGATCGACGGCAGCAGCCAGGAATCGCCAATGCGCCGCAAGGCGTCGTCGTCACGATCACCGGCCGCGTCGATCGCCATCAGCCTCCACCGCCGGGCAAGCAAAACCTGCCCTACCGTATCTTCCTGCATGACGACACCGGTGAACTGGCGCTCACCTTTTTCCGCGTCAAAGGCAACTGGCTGGAAAAATCGCTGCCGGTCGACGAAACCGTGATTGTCAGCGGCAAGGTCGACTGGTTCAATGGGCGGCCGTCGATGGTTCACCCGGACTATATGGTAAAGGCCAGCGAGGCGGACAACCTGCCGCTGGTCGAACCGGTTTATGGCCTGACGGCCGGTCTCTCCGCCCGCATCTTGCGCAAGTCGATCGAGGCGGCCGTCGCCCGCGTGCCTGACATGCCCGAGTGGATCGACGGTGCGCTTGCGGACAAGCAGGGCTTTCAAAGTGCCGCCGACAGCTTCCGCGCTCTGCATGAACCTCGCGACGCCACCGATATCGACCCGCAGGCGCCGGCGCGCCGACGGCTCGCCTATGACGAATTCCTGGCCGGCCAACTCTCCCTGGCCCTTGTTCGCCAGCGCCTGCGCAAGGTTACCGGGACGCCGGTGCATGCGACAGGCAAGCTGTCAGGCCCTGTCACCGCCGCACTGCCCTTCTCGCTGACCACGAGCCAATCGACTGCGATTGACGATATCCTCAAGGACATGGCCGGAAACGACCGGATGTTGCGGCTGCTGCAGGGCGACGTCGGCTCCGGCAAGACCATGGTTGCACTGATGGCGATGCTGGCGGCGGTCGAATCGGGCGGCCAGGCCGTGTTGATGGCTCCGACGGAAATCCTCGCCCGGCAGCATTTCGCTACGCTGTCGAAAATGGCTGCACCCGCAGGCATTACGATGGATGTTCTGACGGGACGCACCAAAGGCAAGGAGCGCGACGCGATCCTGGAGCGCATTGCCTCCGGCGAGACGCGGATCGTGGTCGGCACACACGCCCTGTTCCAGGATACGGTCAACTACGACCGGCTGACGCTTGCGGTCGTCGACGAACAGCACCGCTTCGGCGTCCACCAGCGCCTGCGCCTGACCGCCAAAGGCATCTCACCCCATATGCTGGTGATGACGGCCACGCCGATCCCCCGCACGTTGGTGCTAGCGGCCTTCGGCGACATGGATGTCTCCAAGCTGACGGAGAAGCCGGCGGGTCGAAAACCCATTCAGACGGTTACCATCCCGACCGAGCGGACCGACGAAATCGTCGACCGCCTCGCTGCAGCCCTCAAGGAGGGCAAGAAAGCCTATTGGATCTGCCCACTCGTCGAAGAATCCGAAGCGATCGACGTCATGTCAGCGGATGAACGTTATCAGGGTCTCTCCAAGCGCTTCGGCCGGGATGTCGGTCTCGTGCACGGCCGGATGAACGGCGCGGAAAAAGACACCGTCATGCTCGCCTTCAAGAACGGTGAAATCCGCCTGCTCGTGGCCACGACCGTCGTTGAAGTCGGCGTCGACGTGCCGGATGCCACCATCATGGTGATTGAACATGCGGAACGCTTCGGCCTGGCGCAATTGCATCAGTTGCGCGGCCGCGTCGGCCGTGGCGACGAAGCATCGACCTGTATCCTGCTCTACAAGAGCCCGCTGGGTGAAACCGGCCGGGCAAGGCTTTCGATCCTGCGCGACAGCGAAGATGGCTTTCTGATCGCCGAGGAAGATCTGAAGCTGCGCGGCGAAGGCGAACTGCTGGGAACGCGCCAATCCGGCACGCCCGGCTTTCGTATCGCCAGCCTCGAAGCGCATGGCGATCTGCTCGAAATCGCCCGCAAGGACGCGGCCTATCTGATCGAGCGGGATCCTGATCTTACATCGCCCCGTGGGGAGGCGCTTCGAACCCTGCTCTATCTCCACCGCCGCGACGAAGCGATCCGCTTCCTGCGCGCCGGCTGA
- the mfd gene encoding transcription-repair coupling factor, whose product MLAGLDPKKIVAATREVTIGPVPSGAEALVLADLARAGAPIAYILSDGQRIADLEQVLGFVAPDIPVLTLPGWDCLPYDRVSPSADTSARRLAALSALIAHRKKPHAAIVLVTVNAALQKISPQDVIESLAFSARPGNQVRMDDVAARLERNGFERVATVREVGEYAVRGGILDVFVPGSGDPLRLDFFGDTLETIRSFDPASQRTTGQVRSLDLNPMSEVSLTPETISHFRKQYLSLFGATTRDDALYQAVSEGRRYAGMEHWLPLFYDRLETVFDYLEGFRIVTDHVAREAAAERSKLILDYYDARHTAASPGRSLATQGTPYKPVPPEFLYLNAEGFTAALVERSAVRLTPFNEQEGEVRQVVTVDARQGARWAKSAGEGEAESDRVNVFDQAVKYIAEKRSKGFKVVVSGWSEGSLDRLLQVLVEHGLGNIRQIKALADVNALKSGEAAAAVLSLEAGFETGDLVVIGEQDILGDRMVRRSKRRKRGADFIAEVAGLDEGSYVVHAEHGIGRFVGLRTIEAVGAPHDCLELVYADNAKLFLPVENIELLSRYGSEGTDAILDKLGGVAWQARKAKLKKRLLDMAGGLIRIAAERHTRHAHVLVAQDGAYDEFVARFPYDETEDQLSSIDAVREDLGSGRPMDRLVCGDVGFGKTEVALRAAFIAAMNGVQVAVVVPTTLLARQHFKTFTERFRGLPIRIQQASRLVGSKELALTKKEVADGKTDVVVGTHALLGTTVNFANLGLLIIDEEQHFGVKHKERLKELKSDVHVLTLSATPIPRTLQLALTGVRELSLITTAPVDRMAVRTFISPFDALVIRETLMREHYRGGQSFYVCPRLSDLSEIHDFLKSDVPELKVAVAHGQMPATELEDIMNAFYEGQYDVLLSTTIVESGLDVPTANTLIVHRADMFGLAQLYQLRGRVGRSKVRAFALFTLPVNKTLTATAERRLKVLQSLDTLGAGFQLASHDLDIRGAGNLLGEEQSGHIKEVGFELYQQMLEEAVAELKGEEEVHDTGWSPQISVGTPVMIPEHYVPDLHLRLGLYRRLGELTDLKEIDGFGAEMIDRFGPLPIEVQHLLKIVYIKSLCRTANVEKLDAGPKGVVVQLRNKEFPNPAALVGYIAKQGTLAKIRPDHSIFFQRELVTPEKRLSGAAMVMTQLAGLAKQV is encoded by the coding sequence ATGCTGGCTGGCCTTGACCCGAAGAAGATTGTCGCCGCGACCCGTGAAGTCACGATTGGCCCGGTTCCATCCGGCGCCGAAGCGCTGGTGCTTGCCGATCTGGCCCGCGCCGGTGCGCCGATCGCCTACATTCTTTCCGATGGCCAGCGCATAGCCGACCTGGAGCAGGTCCTCGGGTTCGTTGCCCCCGATATACCGGTCCTGACCCTGCCTGGGTGGGACTGCCTTCCCTATGACCGGGTATCTCCGAGTGCCGATACCTCGGCGCGCAGGCTTGCGGCCCTCAGCGCTCTGATCGCCCACCGCAAGAAGCCGCATGCGGCGATCGTGCTGGTGACGGTCAATGCCGCGCTGCAGAAGATTTCGCCGCAGGATGTGATCGAAAGCCTCGCTTTCTCCGCGCGTCCCGGCAACCAGGTGCGCATGGACGATGTCGCGGCGCGTCTGGAACGCAACGGCTTCGAGCGCGTGGCGACCGTTCGCGAAGTCGGCGAATATGCCGTGCGCGGCGGCATTCTCGACGTCTTCGTTCCCGGCAGTGGCGATCCGCTGCGGCTCGATTTCTTCGGCGACACGCTCGAAACCATCCGCTCCTTCGATCCGGCCAGCCAGCGCACGACCGGCCAGGTCCGCTCCCTCGACCTCAACCCGATGAGCGAGGTGTCGCTGACGCCGGAAACCATCAGCCATTTCCGCAAGCAATATCTGTCGCTCTTCGGTGCCACGACCCGCGATGATGCGCTCTACCAGGCCGTTTCCGAGGGGCGTCGTTACGCCGGCATGGAGCATTGGCTGCCGCTCTTCTACGATCGCCTCGAGACCGTCTTCGATTATCTCGAAGGCTTTCGCATCGTCACCGACCATGTGGCGCGGGAAGCCGCAGCCGAACGGTCGAAGCTCATTCTCGACTACTACGATGCCCGCCACACGGCAGCGTCGCCGGGCAGGTCGCTGGCCACTCAGGGCACGCCCTACAAGCCGGTGCCGCCTGAGTTCCTCTATCTGAACGCGGAAGGATTTACGGCGGCGCTAGTCGAGCGCAGCGCCGTCCGGCTCACGCCCTTCAACGAGCAGGAAGGCGAGGTCCGCCAGGTCGTCACCGTCGATGCGCGGCAAGGTGCGCGCTGGGCAAAGAGCGCCGGCGAAGGCGAGGCGGAGAGCGATCGCGTCAACGTCTTCGACCAGGCGGTGAAATACATCGCTGAGAAGCGCTCCAAAGGCTTCAAGGTCGTCGTATCAGGCTGGAGCGAGGGGTCTCTCGACCGCCTGCTGCAGGTTCTCGTGGAACATGGCCTTGGCAATATTCGCCAGATCAAGGCGCTGGCCGACGTCAACGCGCTGAAGTCAGGCGAAGCCGCAGCGGCGGTCCTCAGCCTTGAAGCGGGTTTTGAAACGGGTGATCTCGTTGTTATCGGCGAGCAGGACATTCTCGGCGATCGCATGGTCCGCCGCTCCAAGCGGCGCAAGCGCGGTGCCGACTTCATTGCCGAGGTCGCGGGCCTTGATGAAGGCAGCTACGTGGTGCACGCCGAACACGGTATCGGCCGTTTCGTCGGACTGCGCACGATCGAAGCGGTCGGCGCGCCGCACGATTGCCTCGAACTCGTCTATGCCGACAACGCCAAGCTCTTTCTCCCGGTCGAAAACATCGAGCTCCTGTCCCGCTACGGGTCCGAAGGGACCGATGCGATTCTCGACAAGCTCGGTGGCGTCGCTTGGCAGGCTCGCAAGGCGAAGCTCAAGAAGCGTCTGCTCGATATGGCGGGCGGTCTCATCCGCATCGCCGCCGAGCGCCACACCCGGCATGCGCACGTGCTGGTGGCCCAGGATGGAGCCTATGACGAATTCGTCGCGCGCTTCCCCTATGACGAAACCGAGGACCAGCTGAGTTCGATCGATGCCGTGCGCGAGGATCTTGGCAGCGGGCGGCCGATGGACCGCCTTGTCTGCGGCGACGTCGGCTTTGGCAAGACGGAGGTTGCGCTGCGGGCGGCCTTCATCGCGGCAATGAATGGGGTTCAAGTTGCTGTCGTCGTGCCGACGACGCTGCTTGCGCGGCAGCATTTCAAGACATTCACCGAACGTTTTCGCGGCCTGCCGATCCGCATCCAGCAGGCGTCGCGCCTTGTTGGCTCCAAGGAACTGGCGCTGACCAAGAAGGAAGTAGCTGATGGCAAGACCGATGTCGTGGTCGGCACCCATGCCCTGCTCGGAACGACGGTCAATTTCGCCAACCTTGGCTTGCTGATCATCGACGAGGAGCAGCATTTCGGCGTCAAGCACAAGGAACGGCTGAAGGAGCTGAAGTCGGACGTGCATGTGCTGACGCTGTCGGCGACACCGATCCCGCGCACGCTGCAACTGGCATTGACCGGGGTGCGCGAACTGTCGCTCATTACCACGGCGCCTGTCGACCGCATGGCGGTGCGCACCTTCATTTCGCCGTTCGACGCGCTGGTGATCCGTGAGACCTTGATGCGCGAGCATTATCGCGGCGGCCAGAGCTTCTATGTCTGCCCACGCCTCAGCGATCTCTCGGAGATCCATGACTTCCTGAAATCCGATGTACCGGAGCTGAAGGTCGCCGTCGCCCACGGCCAGATGCCGGCAACCGAACTCGAAGACATCATGAACGCCTTCTATGAAGGGCAGTATGACGTTCTGCTGTCGACGACCATCGTCGAATCCGGCCTCGATGTGCCAACGGCCAATACCTTGATCGTGCATCGTGCCGACATGTTCGGCCTGGCGCAGCTCTACCAGCTTCGCGGCCGCGTCGGTCGTTCGAAGGTGCGCGCCTTCGCGCTGTTCACGCTACCGGTCAACAAGACGCTGACGGCAACGGCCGAGCGGCGGTTGAAGGTGTTGCAGTCGCTGGACACGCTCGGCGCCGGCTTCCAGCTGGCAAGCCACGACCTCGACATTCGCGGCGCCGGCAACCTGCTCGGCGAAGAACAGTCCGGCCATATCAAGGAAGTTGGCTTCGAACTCTATCAGCAGATGCTCGAGGAAGCGGTCGCTGAGCTCAAGGGTGAGGAAGAGGTCCACGATACCGGCTGGTCGCCGCAAATCTCTGTTGGCACGCCGGTGATGATCCCGGAACATTATGTGCCGGATCTGCATCTGCGGCTTGGCCTTTACCGCCGCCTTGGCGAGCTGACGGACCTCAAGGAGATCGACGGTTTCGGCGCGGAGATGATCGACCGCTTCGGCCCGCTGCCGATCGAGGTGCAGCACCTCCTGAAGATCGTCTATATCAAGTCGCTCTGCCGCACGGCCAATGTCGAAAAGCTCGATGCCGGCCCGAAGGGCGTCGTCGTGCAGCTCCGCAACAAGGAATTCCCGAACCCGGCAGCGCTGGTCGGCTACATCGCCAAGCAGGGCACGCTGGCGAAGATCAGGCCGGATCACAGCATCTTCTTCCAGCGCGAGCTGGTTACGCCGGAAAAGCGCCTCTCGGGCGCGGCGATGGTGATGACGCAGCTCGCAGGGTTGGCGAAACAGGTTTAA
- the glmU gene encoding bifunctional UDP-N-acetylglucosamine diphosphorylase/glucosamine-1-phosphate N-acetyltransferase GlmU → MERSCLAIVLAAGESTRMKSSMSKVLHPVAGRPMIAHVVAALSSASISDVALVVGRDAETVSGAAGIDGVSIASFLQKERLGTGHAVLAAREAISKGFDDILVVFGDTPLITPEPLKAARDGLAAGNDVVVIGFEAADPSGYGRLIVEDGALIAIREHKDATEEERRITYCNGGLMAIDGHKALDLLDRIGNANVKGEYYLTDLVEIVRAIGGRAIAVEAPEEELTGCNTRAELAYIERLWQQRRRHELMLSGVSMIAPETVFLAWDTELQQDVLIEPNVVFGPGVRVESGAIIHAFSHIEGATVRAGATVGPYARLRPGADLGEKSKVGNFCEVKKAEIGAGAKVNHLTYIGDAFVGAGSNIGAGTITCNYDGVNKHETRIGENAFVGSNSSLVAPVTIGDGALVASGSVITEDVPADAVAFGRARQEIKPGRARILRERYEAQKAAKKAAKAAE, encoded by the coding sequence ATGGAACGGAGTTGCCTGGCGATTGTTCTGGCTGCGGGTGAAAGCACGCGGATGAAATCGTCGATGTCGAAGGTGCTGCATCCGGTGGCCGGCCGGCCGATGATCGCCCATGTGGTTGCCGCCCTGTCGAGTGCATCGATCTCCGACGTCGCTCTCGTCGTCGGGCGCGACGCCGAAACTGTTTCAGGTGCTGCCGGCATCGACGGCGTATCGATCGCTTCGTTCCTGCAAAAGGAGCGGCTCGGAACGGGACATGCGGTTTTGGCGGCGCGCGAGGCGATATCAAAGGGGTTTGATGACATCCTGGTGGTTTTTGGCGATACGCCGCTGATCACGCCTGAGCCTCTCAAGGCGGCGCGCGACGGCCTGGCCGCCGGCAACGATGTGGTGGTCATCGGCTTTGAGGCCGCCGATCCTTCGGGCTATGGCCGGCTGATCGTCGAGGACGGCGCGCTGATCGCGATCCGCGAGCACAAGGACGCAACCGAAGAAGAACGCCGCATCACCTATTGCAATGGCGGCCTGATGGCGATCGATGGGCACAAGGCGCTCGATCTGCTCGATCGTATTGGCAATGCCAACGTCAAGGGCGAGTACTACCTGACCGACCTCGTCGAGATCGTGCGGGCGATCGGCGGCCGCGCCATCGCCGTCGAGGCGCCAGAGGAAGAGCTGACCGGCTGCAACACCCGGGCGGAACTCGCCTATATCGAGCGGCTCTGGCAGCAGCGCCGCCGGCATGAGCTGATGCTGTCCGGTGTGTCGATGATCGCGCCGGAGACCGTTTTCCTCGCCTGGGACACGGAACTGCAGCAGGACGTGCTGATCGAGCCGAATGTCGTGTTTGGCCCGGGCGTTCGCGTCGAGAGCGGCGCCATCATCCATGCGTTCTCGCATATCGAGGGAGCGACGGTGCGCGCCGGCGCAACGGTCGGACCCTATGCACGTCTGCGCCCCGGGGCTGATCTCGGCGAAAAGTCGAAGGTCGGCAATTTCTGCGAGGTCAAGAAGGCGGAAATCGGCGCCGGCGCCAAGGTCAACCATCTGACCTATATCGGCGATGCCTTCGTCGGGGCCGGGTCCAACATCGGTGCAGGCACGATCACCTGCAATTATGATGGCGTGAACAAGCACGAGACCCGCATCGGCGAGAATGCCTTCGTCGGCTCGAATTCCTCGCTGGTTGCACCGGTGACGATCGGTGACGGAGCGCTGGTTGCTTCCGGCAGTGTCATCACCGAGGATGTGCCGGCCGATGCCGTGGCCTTCGGCCGCGCACGACAGGAGATCAAGCCGGGCAGGGCGCGTATCCTGCGCGAACGCTACGAGGCACAGAAGGCCGCGAAAAAGGCGGCCAAGGCAGCCGAGTAG